A genomic segment from Aegilops tauschii subsp. strangulata cultivar AL8/78 chromosome 1, Aet v6.0, whole genome shotgun sequence encodes:
- the LOC109749347 gene encoding putative leucine-rich repeat receptor-like protein kinase At2g19210: protein MDIGTSCSKGHLVRGDRGLCQLVGCPPANARGLSGHHFLAAVISFMNLSVTENTLVAEDQNLLFGNCYEIASHLGWSTESCWICWACVCARLTTTEKLTPRAMAATPWLLLLCLSLAAGGVLQARAQPDSNGFISIDCGLQGEEGYVDTATKLSYYPDTGFTDGAGTCRNISADYITPSLCKCMYTVRSFPSGPRNCYTLRSLVPGLKYLIRAKFMYGNYDALRRPPIFDLHIGVNHWHTVNITKPHVEKSVEAILVVPDDFVQVCLINTGAGTPFISSLELRPLKKTIYPQVTAAHGLLLSERINFGQIDENNVIRYPGDTYDRIWTPVVSSGTYTEVSTTSKVIPDSLFEVPTTVMQTAMRPRNVSSGMSLSWDPEPQPNNPSPGYIIIMHFSELEFLLFNVTREFSINLNNEPWHPDNIMPKYLYGAAIYNSVPSWKSRYDISIIPTVRATQPPIINAIETYTVVTTTNLGTDSLDVSAIMAIKVKYQVHKNWFGDPCGPETVMVWDRLTCSYATTSPPRIIRLDLSLRGLNGDISSSFTNLKAIQYLNLSNNNLVGSIPDALSQLTSLTVLDLSHNQLNGAIPSRLLKRVEDGSLNLRYGNNRDLCANDNSCRLEPKWKSNLAIYIVVPVVVSMIVVIVVVVLLCSLRRKRQGSMNNSVEPQNEATTSYLPGNNAHRDSFSLHQLESRRFTYEELKIITNNFQRVLGQGGFGYVYDGFLEDDTQVAVKLRSHSSTQGFKEFLAEAHILTRIHHKNLVNLIGYCKDGEYMALVYEYMSEGTLHEHLEGTKHNGGRLSWRQRLRIALDSAQGLEYLHKGCDPPLIHRDVKASNILLNARLEARIADFGLSKTFSGGNDYVSTTTLVGTPGYVDPEYHATMQLTAKSDVYSFGVVLLELVTGKPAVVREAAPINIIHWSRQRMERGNIESVVDARMCGIYDVNSVWKVVEIALKCTACVLPQRPTMTDVVDQLQECIELEEGRTIEVGNNGFYTSGGSDNPDLSYNAYIADHSSDSTTFQTEHGVKRVHSMPTGPATR from the exons ATGGATATTGGAACATCTTGTTCTAAAGGACATTTGGTCCGTGGAGACCGTGGACTGTGCCAACTTGTCGGCTGCCCTCCCGCCAATGCTCGCGGACTATCTGGACACCATTTCTTGGCAGCTGTCATCTCTTTCATGAATCTTTCTGTTACGGAAAACACCCTTGTAGCTGAGGATCAAAATCTTTTGTTTGGCAACTGCTATGAAATCGCCTCCCATCTGGGATGGAG TACCGAGTCCTGTTGGATATGTTGGGCATGTGTGTGTGCGCGCCTGACCACAACGGAGAAATTAACGCCGCGAGCAATGGCGGCCACGCCgtggcttcttcttctctgcctcagCCTCGCCGCCGGAGGCGTACTGCAAGCTCGTGCCCAGCCTGACAGTAACG GATTCATAAGCATAGACTGCGGACTGCAGGGGGAGGAGGGCTACGTGGACACGGCCACCAAGCTCTCGTACTACCCGGACACCGGCTTCACCGACGGCGCCGGCACCTGCCGCAACATTTCGGCCGACTACATAACGCCGTCCTTGTGCAAGTGCATGTATACCGTCCGCAGCTTCCCATCCGGCCCGCGGAACTGCTACACGCTCCGCTCCCTCGTGCCCGGGCTCAAGTACCTCATCCGGGCCAAGTTCATGTACGGCAACTACGACGCCCTCCGCCGGCCACCCATCTTTGACCTCCACATCGGCGTCAACCACTGGCACACCGTGAACATCACGAAGCCGCATGTGGAGAAGTCTGTGGAGGCCATCCTTGTGGTGCCAGACGACTTCGTGCAAGTTTGCCTGATCAACACCGGCGCTGGGACGCCCTTCATCTCTTCGCTGGAGCTCAGGCCGCTCAAAAAGACGATCTACCCGCAGGTGACTGCAGCACACGGGCTCCTGCTCTCTGAGAGGATCAACTTCGGCCAGATTGATGAAAACAACGTCATCAG GTATCCTGGCGATACATATGACAGAATATGGACGCCTGTGGTCAGCTCTGGAACATATACCGAGGTATCGACGACGAGCAAGGTCATACCGGACAGCCTCTTTGAGGTACCGACGACCGTGATGCAGACGGCGATGAGGCCACGAAATGTCTCAAGCGGCATGTCATTGTCTTGGGACCCTGAGCCCCAACCCAACAATCCATCGCCAGGGTACATCATCATCATGCACTTCTCTGAACTAGAGTTCCTCCTGTTCAATGTCACACGTGAGTTCTCAATCAACCTCAACAATGAGCCATGGCACCCAGACAACATCATGCCCAAATACCTCTACGGAGCCGCCATCTACAATAGCGTCCCCTCCTGGAAGAGCCGCTACGACATATCCATCATTCCCACCGTCAGAGCAACGCAACCGCCTATCATCAATGCTATTGAAACGTACACCGTCGTCACCACCACCAACCTTGGCACCGACTCCCTGGATG TGTCTGCGATCATGGCAATCAAGGTGAAGTATCAGGTGCATAAAAACTGGTTTGGCGACCCTTGCGGCCCGGAGACTGTTATGGTGTGGGACAGGTTGACATGTAGCTACGCCACTACAAGCCCCCCGAGGATTATACGCTT GGACTTGTCCTTGAGAGGTCTGAACGGTGATATCTCATCTTCTTTCACCAATCTCAAAGCTATCCAGTACTT GAATCTATCAAACAATAACTTGGTAGGGTCAATTCCAGATGCCCTTTCGCAGTTAACTTCATTGACAGTTCT AGATTTGTCACACAACCAGCTCAATGGAGCAATCCCATCTAGACTTCTCAAAAGAGTTGAAGACGGCTCACTGAATCTaag ATATGGCAACAACCGAGACCTTTGCGCCAATGACAATTCATGTCGGCTGGAACCTAAATGGAAGAGCAATCTTGCCATCTATATTGTCGTCCCTGTGGTTGTGTCCATGATTGTGGTGATAGTAGTGGTAGTACTCTTGTGCTCACTAAGACGTAAGAGACAAG GATCAATGAATAACTCCGTGGAGCCACAGAATGAAGCCACGACGAGCTATTTGCCGGGAAACAATGCTCATAGGGACAGTTTTTCACTACATCAACTTGAGAGTCGCCGGTTCACGTACGAAGAGCTCAAGATTATAACAAACAACTTCCAACGAGTACTTGGCCAGGGAGGGTTCGGGTACGTCTATGATGGTTTTCTGGAGGACGACACTCAGGTGGCGGTAAAGTTACGGTCTCATTCTTCCACTCAAGGTTTCAAGGAGTTCCTTGCAGAG GCTCATATTTTAACACGGATTCATCACAAAAATCTTGTCAACTTGATTGGTTACTGCAAGGATGGGGAGTACATGGCACTTGTCTACGAGTATATGTCAGAGGGAACCCTGCATGAGCATCTTGAAGGCAC CAAACACAATGGAGGACGTTTATCGTGGAGACAAAGACTCCGAATCGCACTTGATTCTGCACAAG GGTTGGAGTATCTACACAAGGGGTGCGACCCACCTCTAATTCACAGGGATGTAAAGGCCTCCAATATCCTCTTGAACGCGAGGTTAGAGGCTAGGATTGCTGACTTCGGCTTATCCAAGACTTTCAGTGGCGGAAATGACTACGTGTCCACAACGACACTCGTTGGCACACCCGGATATGTCGACCCCGAGTACCACGCAACTATGCAGCTAACAGCTAAGAGCGACGTGTACAGTTTCGGTGTCGTGCTACTGGAACTGGTCACGGGGAAACCCGCCGTAGTGAGGGAGGCGGCACCCATCAACATCATTCATTGGTCACGACAACGGATGGAGCGGGGAAACATTGAAAGTGTGGTTGATGCACGTATGTGTGGCATTTACGATGTCAATAGTGTGTGGAAAGTGGTGGAAATTGCACTCAAGTGCACTGCATGTGTGTTGCCGCAACGACCCACCATGACTGACGTGGTGGATCAGCTGCAAGAATGCATCGAGCTCGAGGAAGGCCGCACCATTGAAGTTGGAAACAATGGCTTCTATACGAGTGGTGGCAGCGACAATCCGGACTTGAGTTATAATGCTTATATTGCTGACCATTCCAGTGATAGTACTACATTTCAGACTGAACACGGTGTCAAGAGGGTGCATTCAATGCCCACCGGTCCTGCTACACGTTGA